One window of the Amycolatopsis mediterranei genome contains the following:
- the mltG gene encoding endolytic transglycosylase MltG, with the protein RRAPAPEPAEAAGPPVRRRAAPDAAESVDARRRRAAPDPDADPRREAPEPPARRLAQPGDRTVGVPEPGAEPRRRPAAPPAREEPVTDVLPALAPLPPAEPPRTSPEEPGLVAEDDEYADYDEYDDYEDYDEPEYDEEYEEPRKPRKKGKRALGWIAAIAVIALLAGGAWYGFNKFFGYDDFDGAGNEDVVFQVDDGDTTSAIGVKLTTAGIVASSKAFVKAGEGNPKLARVQHGFYVMKSHMSGASAVERLTTPASRVGQLEIRPYTQFDDITQPDGKVTPGVYSLMAKASCAQLNGKSTCVSADDLRKTVDGADLKQLGVPDWAIEPANKADRKDRRLEGLIAPGVYDVKPGSSAQDILGQLVHSSAEAIQNAGLTPQSAGPGVTPYQTLIIASIIEREAVKADFGKLSRVIYNRLAQNMRLQMDSTVNYVLDRPTLLTDEADRAKSGAYNTYRNTGLPPTPIAVASSDAIKAAVKPPDGEWLYFVKCEKNGLSCFAVSNDEHNRNRDLAKARGVI; encoded by the coding sequence CCGGCGTGCCCCGGCACCCGAGCCGGCGGAGGCCGCCGGTCCGCCGGTCCGCCGCCGGGCCGCTCCCGACGCGGCCGAGTCCGTCGATGCCCGGCGGCGCCGCGCGGCGCCGGATCCCGACGCCGACCCGCGTCGCGAGGCGCCCGAACCGCCCGCACGGCGACTCGCCCAGCCGGGTGACCGCACCGTAGGCGTGCCCGAACCCGGCGCCGAGCCGCGCCGCCGCCCGGCGGCGCCGCCGGCCCGCGAAGAGCCGGTCACCGACGTCCTGCCCGCGCTGGCCCCGCTGCCCCCGGCCGAGCCGCCGAGGACGTCACCGGAGGAACCCGGGCTCGTCGCCGAGGACGACGAGTACGCGGACTACGACGAGTACGACGACTACGAGGACTACGACGAGCCGGAGTACGACGAGGAGTACGAAGAGCCGCGAAAGCCGCGGAAGAAGGGCAAGCGCGCCCTCGGCTGGATCGCCGCGATCGCGGTCATCGCCCTGCTCGCCGGCGGCGCCTGGTACGGCTTCAACAAGTTCTTCGGCTACGACGACTTCGACGGCGCCGGCAACGAGGACGTGGTGTTCCAGGTGGACGACGGCGACACGACGTCGGCCATCGGCGTCAAGCTCACCACCGCGGGGATCGTCGCCAGCAGCAAGGCGTTCGTGAAGGCCGGCGAGGGCAACCCCAAGCTCGCCCGGGTCCAGCACGGCTTCTACGTGATGAAGTCGCACATGTCCGGCGCCAGCGCGGTCGAGCGGCTCACCACCCCGGCCTCGCGGGTCGGGCAGCTGGAGATCCGGCCGTACACGCAGTTCGACGACATCACCCAGCCCGACGGCAAGGTCACGCCCGGCGTGTACAGCCTGATGGCGAAGGCGTCGTGCGCGCAGCTCAACGGCAAGAGCACCTGCGTCTCGGCGGACGACCTGCGCAAGACCGTCGACGGGGCGGACCTGAAGCAGCTCGGCGTGCCGGACTGGGCGATCGAGCCCGCGAACAAGGCCGATCGCAAGGACCGCAGGCTGGAAGGCCTGATCGCGCCCGGCGTGTACGACGTCAAGCCCGGGTCCAGCGCGCAGGACATCCTCGGGCAGCTGGTGCACAGCTCGGCCGAGGCGATCCAGAACGCCGGGCTGACCCCGCAGTCGGCCGGGCCCGGGGTGACGCCGTACCAGACGCTGATCATCGCCTCGATCATCGAGCGCGAGGCGGTGAAGGCCGACTTCGGCAAGCTCTCGCGGGTGATCTACAACCGGCTGGCGCAAAACATGCGGCTGCAGATGGACTCCACCGTCAACTACGTGCTGGACCGGCCGACGTTGCTGACCGACGAAGCCGACCGGGCGAAATCCGGCGCCTACAACACCTACCGGAACACTGGGCTGCCGCCGACGCCCATCGCGGTGGCGAGCTCGGACGCGATCAAGGCCGCGGTGAAGCCGCCGGACGGCGAATGGCTGTACTTCGTCAAGTGCGAGAAAAACGGCCTGTCCTGCTTCGCGGTCAGCAACGACGAGCACAACCGCAACCGGGACCTGGCCAAGGCCCGCGGTGTCATCTGA
- a CDS encoding shikimate dehydrogenase, which translates to MSSEARKAAVLGKPVAHSLSPVLHGAAFAALGLTGWTYERIETSAEELPGLVGRLGPEWAGFSVTMPGKRAALDHADEVTPRAAAVGAANTLVRTERGWLADCTDVEGVTGALRAAGGYEPSPADTAVVLGGGGTAAAAVVGLAALGVRQVRLVVRDPARAGETLDAAKRAALDVDVLRWAETDFAALGSAAVLVNTVPPDAVAAHVAELAAVEHVLDVIYHPWPTPLAEAVAARGGRLATGLDMLLHQAFGQAEHFTGRPAPRAAMRDALRAATGDLLPLPID; encoded by the coding sequence GTGTCATCTGAGGCCCGGAAGGCCGCTGTGCTGGGCAAGCCGGTGGCGCACTCGCTGTCCCCGGTGCTGCACGGCGCCGCGTTCGCCGCGCTCGGCCTGACCGGCTGGACCTACGAGCGCATCGAGACGAGCGCCGAGGAGCTCCCGGGCCTGGTCGGGCGCCTCGGCCCGGAGTGGGCCGGGTTTTCGGTCACCATGCCGGGCAAGCGCGCGGCGCTGGACCACGCGGACGAGGTGACGCCGCGCGCGGCCGCCGTCGGCGCGGCCAACACGCTGGTCCGCACCGAGCGCGGCTGGCTCGCGGACTGCACCGACGTCGAGGGTGTCACCGGCGCGCTGCGCGCCGCGGGCGGCTACGAGCCGTCCCCCGCGGACACCGCGGTCGTGCTCGGCGGCGGCGGGACGGCAGCGGCGGCGGTCGTCGGGCTCGCCGCCCTCGGGGTCCGGCAGGTGCGGCTGGTCGTGCGCGACCCGGCCCGGGCCGGCGAAACGCTCGACGCGGCGAAGCGGGCCGCGCTCGACGTCGACGTCCTGCGCTGGGCCGAGACGGACTTCGCGGCCTTGGGGTCCGCGGCGGTGCTGGTGAACACGGTCCCGCCGGACGCGGTCGCCGCGCACGTCGCCGAGCTCGCCGCGGTCGAGCACGTCCTCGACGTCATCTACCACCCGTGGCCGACACCGCTCGCCGAAGCGGTGGCCGCGCGCGGGGGCCGGCTGGCGACGGGGCTGGACATGCTGCTGCACCAGGCGTTCGGCCAGGCCGAGCACTTCACCGGCCGCCCGGCCCCGCGGGCGGCGATGCGGGACGCCCTGCGCGCCGCGACGGGCGACCTGCTGCCGCTGCCGATCGACTGA
- a CDS encoding GrpB family protein, whose amino-acid sequence MTSQDASSDEEVQGAWVGEAPKLNSTVTLADYDPEWPKLFEREAERIRGALGERVLVLEHVGSTSVPGLCAKPIVDILLEVPDSDEEAAYVPALEAAGYRLVIREPDWEKHRCFKGPDTNINLHVYSPGNGQTPRYRLFRDRLRSHPEERELYAAKKRELAAKTWTYIQNYADAKTEVVEEILGRARAAQYDGHSEAYAEHAEKSVTNAFYDRPAILDLAGDVDGLSVLDAGCAAGHLSALLAGRGAEVLGVDSSAGMIAVARRKFGDVARFEVADIAGPLAVPDGSIDVVTASLVLHYLADWGQALAEFRRVLKPGGVLVFSVHHPGEDWRWFGKENYFELELLEDEFPPGTVVRFHRRPLSWTFQAVRDAGFAVDRLVEPMPVADAEAADPEWTANLRTKPRFLYFRAVSPAWRAPGSGRRSPG is encoded by the coding sequence ATGACCAGTCAAGACGCGTCGAGCGACGAAGAGGTTCAGGGGGCGTGGGTCGGCGAAGCGCCGAAGCTGAACTCGACCGTCACGCTCGCCGATTACGACCCGGAGTGGCCGAAGCTCTTCGAGCGTGAAGCCGAGCGGATCCGGGGCGCGCTGGGGGAGCGGGTGCTCGTGCTCGAGCACGTCGGCTCGACGTCGGTGCCGGGGCTGTGCGCCAAGCCGATCGTCGACATCCTCTTGGAGGTGCCGGACTCCGACGAGGAGGCCGCCTACGTCCCGGCGCTGGAGGCGGCGGGCTACCGGCTCGTCATCCGCGAACCGGACTGGGAGAAGCACCGCTGCTTCAAGGGCCCGGACACGAACATCAACCTGCACGTCTACTCGCCCGGCAACGGCCAGACGCCGCGCTACCGCCTCTTCCGCGACCGACTGCGCTCGCACCCGGAGGAGCGGGAGCTGTACGCGGCGAAGAAGCGTGAACTCGCCGCGAAAACGTGGACGTACATCCAGAACTACGCCGACGCCAAGACGGAGGTGGTCGAGGAGATCCTCGGCCGCGCGCGGGCCGCGCAGTACGACGGCCACAGCGAGGCCTACGCCGAGCACGCGGAGAAGTCCGTCACCAACGCGTTCTACGACCGGCCGGCGATCCTCGACCTGGCCGGCGACGTCGACGGGCTGAGCGTGCTCGACGCCGGCTGCGCGGCCGGGCACCTGAGCGCGCTCCTGGCCGGGCGGGGTGCCGAGGTCCTCGGCGTCGACTCGAGCGCGGGCATGATCGCCGTCGCGCGCCGGAAGTTCGGCGACGTCGCCCGGTTCGAGGTCGCGGACATCGCCGGGCCGCTCGCCGTGCCGGACGGCTCGATCGACGTCGTCACCGCGTCGCTCGTGCTGCACTACCTGGCGGACTGGGGCCAGGCACTGGCGGAGTTCCGGCGGGTCCTCAAACCCGGTGGGGTGCTGGTGTTCTCGGTGCACCACCCGGGCGAGGACTGGCGGTGGTTCGGCAAGGAGAACTACTTCGAGCTCGAGCTGCTGGAGGACGAGTTCCCGCCCGGCACCGTGGTGCGCTTCCACCGGCGCCCGCTGAGCTGGACGTTCCAGGCGGTCCGTGACGCGGGCTTCGCGGTGGACCGCCTGGTGGAGCCGATGCCGGTCGCCGACGCCGAGGCCGCCGATCCGGAGTGGACGGCGAACCTGCGGACCAAGCCCCGGTTCCTGTACTTCCGCGCGGTCAGTCCCGCTTGGCGAGCTCCTGGATCAGGTCGACGATCTCCCGGCTGA